The following proteins are encoded in a genomic region of Hyla sarda isolate aHylSar1 chromosome 3, aHylSar1.hap1, whole genome shotgun sequence:
- the LOC130360703 gene encoding uncharacterized protein LOC130360703, with protein MTVVLGHATSPLMSISDVGNFFPESILFRIGFIGMSIGTLVLTFLIYKYMVMHTEEFRGHQVLIQRILLVIVWASCFDTAVMHVFSPKEYPRIHFVSRIISITCEALYYLGQSIQMYKLPGANKVIHHSRCTCCGLTFVCTIFYFGYETLKELFYNDEDWDEIREIPIIIIEWVMLLLILINIVTYYSTMQRLLLTVSRNSCTLSLRVKIDDFGV; from the exons atgacggtcgtcctcggccatgcaacctcaccactgatgagcatcag tgacgtgggtaatttctttcccgaaagcatattattcagaattggattcatagggatgtccattggcactttggtactaacctttcttatttataagtatatggttatgcatactgaagagttcaggggtcatcaggtcctgatccagaggatcctgctggtcattgtgtgggcctcctgttttgacacagctgtcatgcatgtattttcccccaaagaatatcccaggatacactttgtcagcaggaTAATTTCAAtaacatgtgaagccttatactaccttgggcagtccatccagatgtataaattaccaggagcaaacaaagtcatccaccatagtagatgcacctgctgtggcctgacttttgtctgcacaattttctattttggatatgaaacattaaaggaattattctataatgatgaagactgggacgagatccgtgaaatccccatcataatcatcgagtgggtgatgcttctactgatcctgataaacatcgtgacctattattccaccatgcagaggttattgttgaccgtctccagaaacagctgcacactctctcttagagtgaaaattgatgacttcggggtgtag